Proteins encoded by one window of Campylobacter concisus:
- a CDS encoding ABC transporter ATP-binding protein, translating into MTNFGLKDVLKRFGPYFKDYIPHFILAFIGMGLASGGTAVSAYLVEPVLNKIFVEKNETLLYLLPCAIIAIYLLKNIGTFMQAYFTAYIGQDTIRRFREKMVENLLNLDMKFFNDFRTGELISRTTNDIERIRSIVSSFIPELIRELVTIIGLLCVVIYQSPKLAFFALVVMPVAIYPISRLAKKMKKISKQSQEKTSDITSALSEIFTNIEIIKANNAQKYEHSRFVEENNKFFKLNLKTVKIEQLVSPLMETIGSIGVAAVIIIGGKDVIDGNINMGAFFSFLTALFMLYTPLKRIVNIYNKMQDAIAASERTFFLMDKVSEIKDGEKELSEEINLIKFKGVCLNYGDKEVLKGINLEARKSEFIALVGSSGGGKTSLMNLLMRFYDVNSGEILINNTNLKDIKIHSLRQNIGLVTQRVYIFNDTIAKNVAYGREFNEEAVINALKMANAYEFVNKLDNGINTILNEFGTNLSGGQRQRIAIARALYQNPQILIFDEATSALDNDSEKEITKAINNLRNKKIIFVIAHRLSTVESADKIAVLSDGKIVDIGSDEELSKRNEIYAKLKGKALV; encoded by the coding sequence ATGACTAACTTTGGCTTAAAAGATGTGCTAAAACGCTTTGGTCCTTATTTTAAAGACTACATTCCACACTTCATCCTAGCCTTCATAGGTATGGGGCTTGCAAGTGGCGGAACAGCAGTCAGTGCATATCTGGTGGAGCCAGTACTTAATAAAATTTTTGTTGAAAAAAACGAAACACTGCTTTATTTGTTACCATGTGCGATCATCGCTATTTATCTGTTAAAAAATATTGGAACTTTTATGCAGGCCTATTTTACCGCGTATATTGGTCAAGATACGATTAGAAGATTTCGTGAAAAGATGGTCGAAAATTTACTAAATTTGGATATGAAATTTTTTAATGATTTTAGAACAGGCGAGCTAATAAGCAGAACCACGAACGACATAGAGCGCATAAGATCTATTGTTTCAAGTTTCATACCTGAGCTTATTAGAGAGCTTGTAACTATCATAGGCCTGCTTTGTGTAGTCATATATCAAAGCCCTAAATTGGCGTTTTTTGCACTTGTGGTCATGCCAGTAGCCATTTATCCGATCTCGCGCCTTGCAAAGAAGATGAAAAAAATTTCAAAGCAGTCGCAAGAAAAGACATCCGATATCACTTCAGCCTTGAGTGAAATTTTTACAAATATCGAGATCATCAAGGCAAATAATGCCCAAAAATACGAGCATTCACGTTTTGTTGAAGAAAATAACAAATTTTTCAAGCTAAATCTTAAAACCGTAAAAATTGAGCAATTAGTAAGTCCGCTTATGGAGACGATAGGCTCAATAGGCGTGGCAGCTGTCATCATAATAGGTGGCAAAGACGTCATCGACGGAAATATAAATATGGGTGCATTTTTCTCGTTTTTAACCGCGCTTTTTATGCTCTACACCCCACTAAAACGTATCGTAAATATATACAATAAAATGCAGGATGCGATCGCCGCAAGTGAGAGAACCTTTTTCTTGATGGATAAAGTGAGTGAGATAAAAGATGGTGAAAAAGAATTAAGCGAAGAGATAAACCTAATCAAATTTAAGGGTGTCTGCCTAAACTACGGTGACAAAGAGGTTTTAAAAGGGATAAATTTAGAGGCTCGTAAGTCAGAATTTATAGCCCTTGTTGGCTCAAGTGGTGGCGGAAAAACCTCGCTCATGAATCTGCTCATGAGATTTTACGACGTAAATAGCGGAGAAATTTTAATAAATAATACAAATTTAAAAGATATCAAAATCCACTCACTTCGCCAAAACATCGGACTTGTAACGCAGCGTGTCTATATCTTTAACGATACAATCGCTAAAAACGTGGCTTACGGCAGAGAATTTAACGAAGAAGCCGTGATAAATGCACTAAAAATGGCAAATGCTTATGAGTTTGTAAACAAACTAGATAACGGCATAAACACTATCTTAAACGAATTTGGCACAAACCTTTCAGGCGGTCAAAGACAACGCATCGCAATAGCAAGGGCACTTTATCAAAATCCACAAATTCTTATCTTTGACGAGGCCACTTCAGCGCTTGATAACGATAGTGAAAAAGAGATCACAAAGGCTATAAACAACCTAAGAAACAAAAAGATCATCTTTGTCATCGCTCACCGTCTAAGCACAGTTGAAAGTGCTGATAAGATCGCGGTTTTAAGTGATGGAAAGATAGTTGATATCGGAAGCGATGAAGAACTTAGCAAGAGAAATGAAATTTATGCAAAACTTAAAGGCAAAGCCTTAGTTTAA
- a CDS encoding quinone-dependent dihydroorotate dehydrogenase, whose amino-acid sequence MSLNYETLKSIFFKFDPETAHKIAELAMIGANKIFPGSLSFVANKCVVDDNALKQNLFSSTYHNPVGIAGGFDKNATMFEALTALGFGYLEFGTFTPKPQPGNNKPRLFRLVDEESIQNAMGFNNDGCEAIKNRVKKLYPYTLPIWANIGKNKVTPNEDAIKDYEILVKEFSEICDTFVINVSSPNTPNLRALQDESFIKELFSVILPLTKKPIIFKIAPDMSHEDAIKLCSCAVENGASGVLVSNTSVDYSLSHSSNLKDFGGLSGKVVAQKSKEIFKAVADELYGKTTLIACGGIDSGAEAYERIKMGANLVQIFTSFIFKGPMIARDINLEILELLKRDGFASISEAVGIDVKK is encoded by the coding sequence ATGAGCTTAAACTACGAAACTTTAAAATCTATATTTTTTAAATTCGATCCTGAAACTGCCCATAAAATCGCAGAACTTGCAATGATCGGAGCAAATAAAATTTTTCCAGGATCATTAAGCTTTGTAGCAAATAAGTGCGTGGTCGATGACAATGCGCTAAAACAAAATTTATTCTCAAGCACTTATCACAATCCAGTTGGCATAGCTGGTGGCTTTGATAAAAACGCCACAATGTTTGAAGCACTCACGGCTCTTGGCTTTGGGTACTTAGAATTTGGCACATTTACTCCAAAACCTCAACCTGGCAACAATAAACCAAGACTTTTTAGGCTCGTAGACGAAGAGAGCATCCAAAATGCGATGGGCTTTAACAACGATGGTTGCGAGGCTATTAAAAATAGAGTCAAAAAACTTTATCCTTATACTTTACCTATCTGGGCAAATATCGGTAAAAACAAGGTTACACCAAACGAAGATGCAATAAAAGACTATGAAATTTTAGTAAAAGAATTTAGCGAAATTTGCGACACCTTTGTCATAAACGTCTCATCACCAAACACGCCAAATTTAAGAGCCTTGCAAGATGAGAGCTTCATAAAAGAACTTTTTAGCGTCATTTTGCCACTTACTAAAAAACCAATTATCTTTAAAATCGCTCCTGATATGAGCCACGAAGATGCGATCAAGCTTTGTAGCTGCGCGGTAGAAAACGGCGCTAGTGGCGTGCTTGTCTCAAATACAAGCGTTGATTATTCACTCTCTCACTCGTCAAATTTGAAGGATTTTGGTGGACTAAGTGGCAAAGTAGTCGCTCAAAAGTCAAAAGAGATATTTAAAGCTGTGGCAGACGAGCTTTACGGCAAGACGACGCTTATAGCATGTGGCGGCATAGATAGCGGCGCAGAGGCATATGAGCGCATAAAAATGGGGGCTAATCTAGTGCAAATTTTTACAAGCTTTATCTTTAAAGGGCCAATGATCGCAAGAGATATAAATTTAGAAATTTTAGAACTTTTAAAAAGAGATGGCTTTGCCTCTATTAGCGAAGCGGTCGGCATAGACGTTAAAAAATAA